The following are encoded in a window of Bacillus sp. SORGH_AS_0510 genomic DNA:
- a CDS encoding SDR family oxidoreductase — translation MKKTALITGATSGLGYEFAKLFAKDGYNLVLVARSKNTLTEMKQTYSNVEVTVIPKDLSAPGAAKEVFEEIEQKGISVYVLVNNAGFGLMGKFDELEIEKQSNMIQLNITALTELTYYFLPKMKQVGSGRILNVASTAAFQPGPLMAVYFASKAYVLSLSEALVEELVGTGVTVTTLCPGATKTNFGAVASVENSKMFSSAMSSDVVAKQGYEALMRGKRVIVTGGLNKAGVLGAKFMPRSLAAKISKYVAGEK, via the coding sequence ATGAAAAAAACTGCATTAATTACCGGTGCAACGAGCGGCTTAGGCTATGAGTTTGCTAAACTGTTTGCGAAGGATGGCTATAATCTTGTTTTGGTCGCGAGAAGCAAAAACACTTTAACTGAAATGAAACAAACCTACTCTAATGTAGAAGTAACCGTTATTCCTAAAGACTTGAGTGCACCAGGAGCGGCGAAGGAAGTATTTGAAGAAATCGAACAAAAAGGGATTTCGGTTTACGTCCTAGTGAATAACGCTGGCTTCGGATTGATGGGCAAGTTTGATGAGCTGGAGATTGAAAAACAATCCAACATGATTCAATTAAACATCACGGCTCTGACAGAACTCACCTACTACTTCCTGCCAAAAATGAAGCAGGTGGGCAGCGGCAGAATTCTGAACGTTGCGAGCACAGCGGCATTCCAGCCAGGTCCGTTAATGGCCGTTTATTTTGCAAGTAAAGCCTATGTTCTTTCCTTATCGGAAGCACTGGTGGAGGAATTGGTTGGTACTGGCGTGACAGTCACCACTCTATGCCCGGGCGCCACGAAAACAAACTTTGGCGCAGTCGCAAGTGTGGAGAACTCGAAAATGTTCAGTTCAGCGATGTCCTCGGATGTAGTGGCGAAACAAGGGTATGAAGCATTGATGCGCGGGAAGCGCGTCATTGTGACAGGCGGCTTAAATAAAGCAGGAGTTCTTGGGGCAAAATTTATGCCAAGAAGTCTGGCGGCGAAAATTTCCAAGTATGTTGCAGGGGAAAAATAA
- a CDS encoding BglG family transcription antiterminator, giving the protein MNERQRTMLRILLESRDEFLSSQQLADRLGCSEKTVRNDSKVLDLWLSDHSHATLSRKPNIGFQLEISHTEREELLNTLYHADTGATTEEVDENNRLARILELLLIEKKSLTLQKLSDLFFVNKAVIKKDLEKIEGFLAKFSLQLTTKKKLGIEVEGSEQNWRQAISRVPAFVEATSNQMPFWEQFFEKQDIQAVKHSLAEVNNQSKNPYTDETLQNLTIHMLIAIKRLKQGYSIQLPETELESVQTKKEYTIAEDIMKKVEHHFAIRFPQQEIAYMTLHFLGGKVQHANEAGNKVDEEVVELTATLVSRLSHMIHIPFSQDEELLRGLHVHLQSTMNRIRHRLNVNNPILDEIKRMYPYMFDTIMNEIVHINHVRDLKIPEEEAAYLTLHFQASLEKMQRKSGSNKRTIIVCPMGIGASVLLRTKLERKFHSLDILDSVSIHKINHFTAADIDFIISTVPIPNTALPVIHVTPLLTAEEENKLQAFIEELSSQAAPGMAQQDGTFPYLRELVTEELILIDLQYSHPYEIIEALTTKLAEYGYVSNEYIESSIIREQHSSTNIGGGIAIPHGNPSYIKKSAIAVGVLKKPLLWGKEYVSLVLTLATKPEEYTTTRELFSEIGQLSEHPLQLTNLIKPKTPEDFIKNL; this is encoded by the coding sequence ATGAATGAACGGCAACGGACGATGTTACGGATTTTGCTTGAGTCTCGCGATGAGTTTTTGTCTTCGCAGCAGCTGGCGGATCGGCTCGGGTGCTCGGAGAAGACGGTACGCAATGATTCGAAGGTGCTCGACCTTTGGTTAAGCGATCATTCCCATGCGACGCTTTCCAGAAAACCGAATATCGGCTTTCAGCTCGAAATCAGCCACACCGAACGGGAAGAGCTCTTGAATACGCTATACCATGCAGATACAGGTGCTACCACTGAAGAAGTTGATGAGAATAACCGCTTAGCACGGATTCTTGAATTACTCCTAATAGAAAAAAAATCCTTAACCCTGCAAAAGCTTTCCGACCTCTTCTTTGTCAACAAAGCCGTAATTAAAAAAGATCTCGAAAAGATCGAAGGCTTCCTGGCAAAATTTAGCCTCCAACTGACAACCAAAAAGAAACTGGGCATTGAAGTAGAAGGATCTGAACAAAATTGGCGCCAAGCGATTTCAAGGGTGCCAGCCTTCGTGGAAGCCACATCCAACCAGATGCCATTTTGGGAGCAATTTTTCGAAAAGCAGGACATACAGGCAGTCAAGCACTCACTTGCAGAAGTCAACAACCAGAGCAAGAATCCCTATACGGATGAAACGTTGCAAAACCTCACTATACATATGCTGATTGCCATTAAGCGGTTGAAACAAGGGTATTCCATCCAACTTCCGGAAACGGAGCTCGAAAGCGTACAGACAAAGAAAGAATACACCATCGCCGAAGACATAATGAAAAAAGTAGAGCATCATTTTGCCATCCGTTTTCCCCAACAGGAAATCGCCTATATGACTCTTCATTTTTTAGGCGGAAAGGTGCAACATGCCAACGAAGCCGGCAATAAGGTGGATGAAGAAGTGGTAGAACTAACCGCCACGTTGGTTAGTCGACTTTCCCACATGATTCACATCCCTTTTTCACAAGATGAGGAGCTACTCCGCGGATTGCACGTTCACCTTCAATCCACGATGAATCGGATTCGCCATCGTCTGAATGTAAACAATCCCATCTTGGATGAAATTAAGCGAATGTATCCATATATGTTTGATACGATCATGAATGAAATCGTTCATATAAATCATGTCCGGGACCTAAAAATCCCTGAAGAAGAGGCAGCCTATCTCACCCTGCACTTCCAAGCCTCCCTTGAAAAAATGCAGCGGAAAAGCGGAAGCAATAAGAGAACGATCATTGTTTGTCCAATGGGCATTGGGGCGTCGGTTCTACTTCGCACGAAGCTGGAACGAAAATTCCATTCGTTAGATATTCTTGATTCAGTTTCGATTCACAAGATTAACCATTTTACAGCTGCAGATATTGATTTCATTATTTCGACTGTGCCAATCCCAAATACCGCCCTCCCTGTGATTCATGTTACACCGCTTTTAACAGCGGAAGAGGAGAATAAACTGCAGGCGTTTATTGAGGAGCTGAGCAGTCAAGCCGCTCCAGGCATGGCTCAACAAGATGGAACCTTCCCATATTTACGGGAACTAGTGACAGAAGAGTTGATTTTAATAGACTTACAATACAGTCATCCCTATGAAATCATTGAGGCTCTCACCACCAAGCTCGCAGAATACGGGTATGTCAGCAACGAATACATCGAATCCTCCATCATTCGGGAACAGCATTCTTCCACGAACATAGGCGGGGGTATTGCGATTCCGCATGGAAACCCATCGTATATTAAAAAATCCGCCATTGCTGTCGGCGTTTTAAAAAAGCCGCTGCTTTGGGGCAAAGAATATGTCTCTCTCGTCTTGACGTTAGCAACCAAGCCGGAGGAATATACGACGACAAGAGAACTATTTTCGGAAATCGGTCAATTAAGTGAGCATCCATTGCAGCTGACGAACTTGATCAAGCCAAAAACACCGGAAGACTTTATAAAAAATCTATAA
- a CDS encoding IS256 family transposase has product MTQLQFTLDMEVLKDSVMNSNIDTVIKSAIVLVLNEFMEKERDDYLQTSPYERSDERHDYRNGYYERELTMSIGKIKLKVPRTRNGEFSPSVFEKYARCDQALVLSMLEMVINGVSTRKVTHIVEQLCGESISKSFVSSLTQKLDPIVNDWAKRPLNTVYFPFVFVDAMYIKVREHQRVVSKAVYIATALTEKNKREILGLSVDHAESYESWSNFFKQLKSRGLQSPKLVISDAHQGLQKAIQREFIGTTWQRCNVHFKRNIIEKLPKKDSAEIRLMIKRVFEAVTIDDIRTFKDELMSKFGDNPKYEKALDVLDKGFEDTIQYMNHPESIRPHIRSTNSLERLNQEVRRREKVIRIFPNTQSAFRLVGAVLMHYQDTIYAKKKSL; this is encoded by the coding sequence ATGACTCAGTTACAGTTTACCCTAGATATGGAAGTTTTAAAAGATTCTGTTATGAATTCAAACATTGATACCGTTATTAAATCGGCTATTGTTTTGGTTTTAAATGAATTTATGGAAAAAGAAAGAGATGACTACTTACAAACTTCTCCTTACGAGCGGTCTGATGAGCGTCATGACTACCGTAATGGATATTATGAACGCGAATTGACAATGAGTATTGGGAAGATAAAACTCAAGGTTCCAAGAACTCGTAATGGTGAATTCTCACCTTCGGTCTTTGAAAAATACGCTCGCTGTGATCAGGCTTTAGTCCTTTCTATGCTCGAGATGGTCATTAATGGTGTCTCTACAAGAAAGGTCACTCATATTGTAGAGCAGCTTTGTGGTGAAAGTATCTCTAAATCGTTTGTTTCATCACTCACTCAAAAGTTAGATCCAATTGTTAATGATTGGGCTAAAAGACCTTTAAACACAGTCTATTTTCCTTTTGTTTTTGTAGATGCAATGTATATAAAAGTACGTGAACATCAACGTGTCGTCTCTAAAGCAGTTTATATTGCCACAGCTCTTACTGAAAAAAACAAGCGTGAAATATTGGGATTAAGTGTAGATCACGCTGAAAGCTATGAAAGTTGGAGTAATTTCTTTAAACAACTTAAATCACGGGGCCTTCAATCCCCGAAACTTGTTATATCTGACGCTCATCAGGGTCTACAAAAAGCTATACAGCGTGAATTTATCGGGACTACTTGGCAAAGATGCAATGTACATTTTAAACGTAATATTATTGAAAAACTCCCTAAAAAGGATTCAGCTGAAATTCGCTTAATGATTAAACGTGTGTTTGAAGCTGTCACAATAGACGATATTAGAACATTTAAGGATGAACTAATGAGTAAGTTTGGAGATAACCCTAAATATGAAAAAGCACTCGATGTATTAGATAAAGGTTTCGAAGATACCATTCAATACATGAATCATCCAGAATCCATTCGTCCTCATATTAGAAGTACTAACTCTCTTGAGCGATTAAATCAAGAAGTACGTAGAAGGGAAAAAGTTATACGTATTTTTCCAAACACCCAATCAGCTTTCCGTCTAGTAGGGGCTGTTTTAATGCACTATCAAGACACGATATACGCTAAGAAAAAATCACTATAG
- a CDS encoding sugar ABC transporter substrate-binding protein, with amino-acid sequence MLHLKRGFLMLVLVMVFLGLLAGCSGSKETSSEEGGDAKVTLRMVESITSPARTKLLKKMLAKFEKENPGIKVELISPPLKSADEKITQMLMAKEDIDVLEVREQTVKNFANNKFIEDLSRYTSQWKDWDTLTETIKHGATAVNHNPYYIPYGVYEKTLFYRKDWFEEAGIKVPETWDELVDAAIKLTDKSKNRYGYSFRGGAGATDYIEFMTWSYLGKKIVQNDAYFTQEGKTMFETPEAKQVLDTYLKLYKEASPPDSVSWSYPEMVQGFTSGMTAMLIQDPEVIVTAEENMKKGTWATAPLPKGTPSGVAQQPAGTAGWGIGAFSKHKDEAWKLVSFLSSPEQNLYFAKNNSLIPIHLSAGDDPYFKEGYFSSYIQMNAKPEEFLIADRPVEYKGYAEYRAMSDKDIQALLLGKLSKEDALAKWSDFWKKEKANKK; translated from the coding sequence ATGCTTCATCTCAAAAGAGGATTTTTGATGTTGGTGCTAGTCATGGTTTTCCTTGGCCTGCTCGCAGGCTGCAGCGGCTCCAAAGAAACAAGCTCTGAAGAAGGCGGCGACGCAAAGGTAACACTACGAATGGTTGAAAGTATTACAAGCCCAGCAAGAACCAAACTGTTGAAAAAGATGCTTGCCAAGTTTGAAAAAGAAAATCCAGGGATTAAAGTGGAGCTCATCTCCCCGCCATTAAAGAGTGCAGATGAAAAAATCACGCAAATGCTAATGGCAAAAGAGGACATCGATGTATTAGAGGTACGTGAGCAAACCGTTAAAAACTTTGCGAACAACAAATTTATTGAAGACCTTTCCCGCTATACAAGCCAGTGGAAAGATTGGGATACGTTGACGGAAACGATCAAACACGGTGCGACAGCGGTTAATCACAATCCATACTACATTCCGTATGGCGTCTATGAAAAAACGCTATTTTACCGGAAAGATTGGTTTGAAGAAGCTGGCATCAAGGTTCCGGAAACATGGGATGAGCTAGTGGATGCAGCCATTAAATTGACCGACAAATCGAAGAATCGCTACGGTTATAGCTTCAGAGGCGGCGCCGGTGCAACCGACTATATAGAGTTTATGACGTGGTCCTATTTAGGGAAAAAGATTGTTCAGAATGATGCTTATTTTACCCAAGAAGGAAAAACCATGTTTGAAACGCCTGAAGCGAAGCAAGTATTAGATACGTATTTGAAGCTTTACAAAGAAGCTTCTCCTCCTGATTCCGTGAGCTGGAGCTACCCAGAAATGGTGCAGGGCTTTACATCTGGAATGACCGCGATGTTAATTCAGGATCCAGAAGTCATCGTAACAGCTGAAGAAAATATGAAAAAAGGAACATGGGCGACGGCTCCACTGCCAAAAGGAACGCCATCTGGTGTGGCGCAACAGCCTGCCGGAACAGCTGGTTGGGGAATTGGTGCCTTCTCGAAGCATAAGGATGAAGCGTGGAAGCTTGTTTCTTTCCTATCCAGCCCAGAACAAAACCTTTACTTTGCGAAAAATAACTCGTTAATCCCGATTCATTTGAGTGCCGGAGACGACCCTTATTTCAAGGAAGGTTATTTCAGTTCTTATATCCAAATGAATGCGAAGCCAGAGGAATTCCTAATTGCTGACCGTCCTGTCGAGTACAAGGGATATGCAGAGTACAGAGCGATGTCGGATAAAGATATTCAGGCTCTACTTTTAGGAAAACTATCGAAGGAAGACGCCTTAGCCAAGTGGTCTGATTTTTGGAAAAAAGAAAAAGCCAATAAAAAATAG
- a CDS encoding spore germination protein, whose product MSFGPGQVKIDTVSGGIVQFGGAVFVSPKSASKSFSGSGISNTGVNIVTINGASSTNTVDTDVLDQPIVNDN is encoded by the coding sequence ATGTCTTTTGGACCAGGGCAAGTGAAGATTGATACGGTGAGTGGCGGTATTGTACAGTTTGGAGGCGCGGTATTTGTATCGCCGAAGAGTGCTTCGAAAAGTTTCAGTGGTTCGGGTATTAGCAACACTGGTGTAAATATCGTTACGATTAATGGAGCAAGTTCCACCAATACGGTAGATACTGACGTACTGGACCAGCCAATCGTTAACGACAACTAA
- a CDS encoding helix-turn-helix transcriptional regulator — MAQQAIDVFRSCIPLFTALADPARQDIILLLAEKEPLSVNEIAEQSSLSRPAISHHLKIMRDNNLVVSEQKGTQRYYSLSLEQSVAQLKQLIQIVESECIL, encoded by the coding sequence ATGGCTCAACAAGCAATCGATGTATTTCGTTCATGTATACCGTTATTCACCGCACTTGCGGACCCGGCAAGGCAAGATATCATTCTGTTACTTGCGGAAAAGGAACCATTAAGTGTCAATGAGATCGCCGAGCAATCGAGTCTTTCGCGCCCGGCCATCTCGCATCACTTAAAAATCATGCGCGACAACAATCTCGTCGTCAGTGAACAAAAAGGAACCCAGCGCTACTATTCTCTTTCACTGGAGCAGAGTGTCGCGCAATTGAAGCAGCTGATTCAGATTGTGGAGAGCGAGTGCATTTTGTGA
- a CDS encoding carbohydrate ABC transporter permease — translation MFIFLCLLPALLLVTVFIYYPLFKGVIMAFQNYSLFDLTNIEFIGLDNFKTVMTDPGFKESLVNSFYWVFFSLIPQFVIGFVVALLLRRKFRGRGVYQAFIFFPWAMSGFLIGLIWRWMLNGQSGVINDLLLKAGIIDTAIPFLADPTWAMVSVIVANVWYGITFFAIMILAALQSIPDELFEAAKIDGANYVQQLFKITIPYILPTLIVTTLLRVIWILNFPDLIYSLTNGGPAGSTHILSTFMLEKLIMGQNYGQAAAIGVIMIFLLMCFSIFYVLATKFNKAGDF, via the coding sequence ATGTTTATTTTCCTTTGCTTACTTCCTGCTTTATTGCTTGTCACCGTCTTTATCTATTATCCATTATTCAAAGGGGTCATTATGGCCTTCCAAAATTACTCACTATTTGACTTAACGAATATCGAGTTCATCGGACTCGATAACTTTAAAACCGTCATGACTGATCCTGGATTTAAAGAGTCATTAGTGAATAGCTTCTACTGGGTCTTTTTTTCACTCATTCCCCAGTTTGTCATAGGCTTTGTCGTCGCTTTGTTATTACGGAGGAAGTTCCGGGGGAGAGGGGTCTATCAAGCGTTTATTTTCTTTCCTTGGGCGATGTCTGGTTTCTTAATCGGATTGATTTGGCGTTGGATGTTAAATGGCCAAAGTGGTGTGATTAACGATCTATTACTGAAGGCCGGAATCATCGACACAGCGATTCCCTTTTTAGCGGACCCCACTTGGGCCATGGTTTCCGTTATTGTGGCCAACGTCTGGTACGGAATCACCTTTTTTGCCATCATGATTTTAGCCGCCTTGCAATCCATTCCAGATGAATTGTTTGAAGCAGCCAAAATTGACGGGGCAAACTATGTCCAGCAACTCTTCAAGATTACCATTCCTTATATCTTACCAACGCTGATTGTGACAACATTACTGCGCGTGATCTGGATTCTAAACTTCCCTGATTTGATCTATTCACTAACTAACGGAGGGCCTGCCGGTTCTACTCACATTCTATCAACTTTCATGCTGGAAAAATTGATCATGGGACAGAACTATGGACAGGCAGCGGCGATCGGCGTAATTATGATTTTCCTTCTAATGTGCTTTTCGATTTTTTATGTATTGGCAACGAAATTCAATAAAGCGGGTGATTTCTAA
- a CDS encoding VanZ family protein, with product MGRRKWWIIAAIIWMTGIFCATQLPYFTGENTSQTIEKVVNTEHKTIDTPSADHGVVKVLNFLIRKATHLTVFGILAFLLFKSVETSNFSYLLAWILTALYAMSDEYHQSFMPGRTATYKDVLIDSFGALVVLSVVYLFGKKKKSAY from the coding sequence AAAGTGGTGGATTATTGCGGCGATTATCTGGATGACCGGCATTTTCTGTGCGACACAGCTTCCATACTTCACAGGAGAAAACACATCCCAGACCATCGAAAAAGTGGTAAACACGGAACATAAAACGATAGATACACCCAGTGCGGACCATGGGGTGGTTAAGGTGCTCAACTTCCTTATTCGAAAGGCGACTCATCTTACGGTTTTTGGTATCTTAGCATTTTTATTGTTCAAATCTGTTGAGACTTCAAACTTTTCGTATCTTCTTGCATGGATATTAACGGCCCTTTACGCGATGAGCGATGAATATCATCAATCCTTTATGCCTGGAAGGACAGCAACTTATAAGGATGTACTAATTGATAGCTTTGGGGCATTGGTGGTTTTGTCGGTGGTTTATCTTTTTGGAAAAAAGAAGAAGAGCGCCTATTAA
- a CDS encoding PLP-dependent aspartate aminotransferase family protein — MPNPFFSDEHIVTHLGDEYERFHGAVVPPIYQNSLFVFKDFDQLAEAMKDEQNSYLYWRGTNPTVQIVEQKLAALEKGEKCKLFASGMAAISSAILTFLKAGDHVVSISNIYGPTTKFFSYAEKFGITHTNTLQTDLNTIESLIQPNTKVIYLESPTTMTFKLVDLKAIADLAKQRGIKTIIDNTWATPIFQNPITLGIDIVVHSVSKYLGGHSDLVGGALITSKEIMDHLFYHEYQLLGGVMPPYEAWLLMRGLRTLPLRMKAHQESGMKIATFLEDHSAVKKVNYPGLKSSPDYELGTKQLKGYSGLLSFELANNSFESVRKVINQLKQFQIGVSWGGFESLVISPNYGYNTDQLLASGMDPGLIRLSVGLENVDELMEDLDAALQLHHSQTV, encoded by the coding sequence ATGCCAAACCCATTTTTTTCAGACGAACATATTGTCACACATCTCGGTGACGAGTATGAACGCTTCCACGGAGCCGTTGTTCCGCCAATCTATCAAAATTCTCTCTTCGTCTTTAAGGATTTCGACCAGCTCGCCGAAGCCATGAAGGACGAGCAAAACAGTTACCTCTACTGGCGGGGCACCAATCCCACCGTCCAAATCGTCGAACAAAAACTTGCTGCCCTTGAAAAAGGCGAGAAATGTAAACTATTCGCTTCCGGAATGGCCGCCATTTCATCCGCCATCCTCACATTTCTAAAAGCCGGTGACCATGTAGTAAGCATCAGCAATATTTACGGTCCTACCACAAAGTTCTTCAGCTATGCTGAAAAATTTGGAATCACTCACACCAACACACTTCAAACCGATCTCAACACCATCGAATCACTCATTCAACCCAACACCAAAGTCATTTACCTTGAAAGTCCAACCACCATGACCTTCAAACTTGTTGACCTGAAGGCCATCGCCGACCTTGCCAAACAGCGCGGTATCAAAACAATCATTGATAACACTTGGGCTACTCCGATTTTTCAAAATCCTATCACTTTAGGAATCGATATCGTGGTTCATTCCGTCTCCAAGTACCTAGGTGGCCATAGCGACCTCGTTGGTGGAGCACTCATCACCAGCAAAGAAATCATGGACCATCTTTTCTATCACGAATATCAATTGCTTGGCGGAGTCATGCCCCCATATGAAGCCTGGCTGTTAATGCGCGGACTGCGCACCCTGCCATTACGAATGAAAGCCCATCAAGAAAGCGGCATGAAAATCGCCACTTTTTTAGAAGATCACTCTGCTGTTAAAAAGGTCAACTATCCAGGATTAAAAAGCTCTCCAGACTACGAACTCGGCACCAAGCAATTAAAGGGCTATTCCGGTTTATTGAGCTTTGAACTCGCAAATAATTCCTTTGAGTCCGTCCGAAAGGTGATTAACCAGCTAAAACAGTTCCAAATCGGTGTATCCTGGGGTGGGTTCGAAAGTCTCGTCATCTCACCGAATTACGGTTATAACACAGACCAATTGCTAGCCAGCGGTATGGACCCAGGCCTGATTCGCCTCTCCGTCGGCCTAGAAAACGTCGATGAACTAATGGAAGATCTCGACGCGGCATTACAGCTACATCACTCACAAACGGTATAA
- the manA gene encoding mannose-6-phosphate isomerase, class I — MQPLFLKPVFKERIWGGTALKQEFGYEIPSEHTGECWAISAHPNGPSVIENGTYAGMTLDELWTKHPEIFGNPNEEVFPLLTKILDANMDLSVQVHPDDAYAKVNENGELGKTECWYIIDCKEDADMIFGHNAKTREELVEQINEGKWNDLLRRVKIKPGDFFYVPSGTIHALCEGTLVLETQQSSDTTYRVYDYDRRDAEGNLRELHLEKAIEVTTVPHQDSETAPRVKEEENATVTTFVESEFFSVYKWDVHGKTSVSFADKYVLFSVIKGEGSLVHQGETYALNKGTHFILPVGAGEIQIEGNCELIVSHT; from the coding sequence ATGCAGCCGTTATTTTTGAAGCCCGTCTTTAAAGAGAGAATTTGGGGAGGAACAGCCTTAAAACAGGAATTTGGATATGAGATTCCATCTGAACATACAGGAGAGTGCTGGGCAATTTCCGCTCATCCGAATGGCCCTTCCGTTATTGAAAATGGAACATATGCAGGGATGACGCTTGATGAGCTATGGACGAAGCATCCAGAGATATTTGGAAATCCAAATGAAGAAGTTTTCCCACTATTAACGAAAATTTTGGATGCGAATATGGACTTATCCGTTCAAGTGCACCCAGATGATGCGTATGCCAAGGTTAACGAAAATGGAGAGCTTGGCAAGACAGAATGCTGGTACATCATCGACTGTAAAGAAGATGCTGACATGATCTTCGGCCACAACGCAAAGACGCGTGAAGAACTAGTGGAACAAATCAACGAAGGTAAATGGAACGACTTGCTTCGCCGTGTAAAAATCAAGCCAGGGGATTTCTTCTATGTACCAAGCGGCACGATTCACGCATTGTGCGAAGGTACCTTAGTGTTAGAAACACAGCAAAGCTCTGACACCACATACCGTGTGTATGACTATGACCGCCGTGATGCAGAAGGCAATCTACGCGAGCTTCATTTGGAAAAAGCGATTGAAGTGACAACCGTTCCTCATCAAGATAGTGAGACGGCACCACGTGTGAAAGAGGAAGAAAACGCAACCGTGACTACTTTTGTCGAATCAGAGTTCTTCTCTGTGTACAAATGGGATGTCCACGGAAAAACTAGCGTCTCCTTTGCAGACAAATACGTACTATTCAGCGTGATTAAAGGCGAGGGATCCCTTGTTCATCAAGGTGAAACCTATGCGTTGAACAAAGGCACACATTTTATCCTTCCAGTTGGAGCAGGAGAAATCCAGATAGAAGGCAACTGTGAATTGATTGTTTCCCATACGTAA
- a CDS encoding FadR/GntR family transcriptional regulator yields the protein MKTIKKVSMHEMIAEEIKKYIHDHQLKKGDKLPSVAELTTILGVSRSSIREGLRYLEGFEVIEVQNGKGSYVKEGDALKIEAKIDVEQEKNYLLHISELRRALEGKAVELATQRATNEEIEEMEQLITEVIRLRDEGIDSSNVDWEFHKAIYRASHNPLLESVAESVSDTFNKLWSRPFGIEHIFSDTLPFHRTMLDGIKQRDPAYALQEFNKIIDAVEHTVRHI from the coding sequence ATGAAAACTATCAAAAAGGTATCGATGCATGAAATGATCGCTGAGGAAATCAAGAAATACATTCATGATCATCAACTAAAAAAAGGTGATAAGCTTCCGTCTGTAGCGGAACTAACCACCATACTCGGGGTCAGCCGGTCGAGTATTCGCGAAGGTCTCCGTTACCTGGAAGGATTCGAAGTCATTGAGGTCCAGAATGGAAAAGGCAGCTATGTGAAAGAAGGAGACGCCCTCAAAATCGAAGCCAAAATTGATGTGGAGCAGGAAAAGAATTATCTGCTACACATTAGCGAACTGCGAAGAGCATTAGAAGGAAAAGCGGTTGAACTCGCTACTCAAAGGGCAACCAACGAAGAAATCGAAGAGATGGAGCAATTAATCACCGAAGTCATCCGTCTCCGAGATGAGGGAATCGATTCTTCGAATGTAGACTGGGAATTTCACAAGGCCATTTATCGCGCCTCCCATAATCCCTTGCTAGAAAGTGTCGCCGAATCGGTGTCTGACACCTTCAATAAACTTTGGAGCAGGCCTTTTGGCATCGAGCACATTTTTAGTGATACCCTGCCGTTTCACCGAACGATGCTTGACGGCATTAAACAACGGGATCCTGCCTATGCGTTGCAAGAGTTTAATAAAATTATAGATGCAGTCGAGCATACCGTGCGCCACATCTAG